In Aspergillus nidulans FGSC A4 chromosome II, the genomic stretch GGCAAGAAAGGATTCGACGAAGCCGAGAGCGAGTGAGCCGTTAGCTCCCGTGATGACAACTGTGCCAGACATTATGATCAAGAAAAAGCTCGCTGACCAACATCGATGAGCTGAGGACTATGAACAGTAGAGGGTTTTATACGTATGGCTGCCGGAGAGCAGAACCGTTAACTCCGCTGGCGAGCTACAATTTCTAAGCAAGCTGGGCGTGCACAAGCACTTCTGTAACGGGCAGGTGCTGGTCTTGTCCTGAATGGAAGATTTTTCTTGGTTCGCTAGTACTGTTAACAAGACACCGttggctctgcagctctaATCAAGGGCGGTTTCCTAATGTTAGTGTTTCCAAGAATATCTCTTTCCCCAGGCCAAGACTTGGAAACATGGACTATTCTTCTTTTAGAAGGCGCAATGCTTGGCATTCCGTTAATCTAAACTGGAACAGGTTAGCCTGGGACAGGCCCTATATCTAAAGGCTagctgaggctgagctgaCACCCCCAGTACTTTGGTAAGCTGGTTGTCTTCGAcccttcttccatcttccgcTCCATAATTCCCTAGGTATCCAATGTTAAAGTCTCAAGAGATACAATTTATTCACAACACGATGCCGTCACAGGCTGCTAAGCCCTCGGCAGCCGAGCGGAGGCTCGCTCGGTCCCACGCTGCTCGGTCCACCCATGCCAGAGCCAGGCGTCTGCGGACCATCCAGTACCAGGCCCAGAAAGCGCAAGACGCAAGTAACGAGCTGCAAGAGGACAGTGGCGAGCTTCCTCAGTACGGGCTGCTCCATGCACTCTCCTATTACAGGCGAGATCCTTTCGAGAGCTCTGCCAGACGGCTGCGGCCCATGGAGCAGATGTTTTTCGATCACTGTATGTACTCAATTCGGAGCGCGCTTGTCCTCTGATAGGCTAAAAGATCTATTTTCTTTTAAGATTTGACTGTTATTATTCCTCTTATGCGTTGTAACGGTTTAGATGTGGAGTTCTACCGGCGCATGACATTGTCCTGGATCCCGCTCGCGCTTTCTGATGACGGCCTGCTGAATGTACTCTTCCTGGCGGCGTGCCGTCACCTCAGTGAGTGTTATCAGACACGGCCACAGGCAGAGCCTTTCTCGCGGATGGCTTTCCAGTACAAACTGCGCCTTTTGAGGTCGCTCAGAGAGGAGATTTCTGCCGAGACCGCACATTTTACCGACGCCAGTGTGATAAAAGCTATAATGCTCGCTTATGACGAGGTAGGCGCCGTCTCTCACCATTGTTTGGGATACAATATACTTATCAGGGGTTAGCTATGGGCGCGGGATGAAATGACTATGAGAAACCATGTCGAAGGAGCTGTCAGGATGGTCAGGCTTAAAGGAGGGCCCCAAACTCTGGGGCTGGATGGCTTTATTGAGCGCCTGCTGTTCAATCTCCTTGCCAAGGTAAATAATGAAATAGGAAAAACTGTCACGTCGCCTTTTGATCAACGCATAACGAGCGTGGAGATTTAGTCTTTTCCTCTTGAGGTGTTTTCTTTGGACCTATGAAGAAATGTATGTCGTCGAATTGATTACTGGATGTGCGCTTATGCTGGTTTTCTACTCTATATAGGCTGTATGCAGTGGCCGATAAGGCTCCTCCAACAGCGTACGTTCTCGTCCGTGAGCCGTATGTGAAAAGCCTCCGCCACGGCTTCGATCCTTTCTGTAGTGTTCAAGCCCACAATCCGACAGGCACCCTTGTGCAGCAGCCACGCCATGGATACGGCGCTCATAGAGCACCCTTTGGCAGCTGCAATCTGCTGCACTCGCCCAatgatcttcttgttctggCCGCCGGCAAACCATTTTGCGGCCTTTGCGTCTTTCTTCGACCGTTTTGTCCGGCGAATTTCGAAGTAGGCTCATCGCATCGCCAAAGCGGGACACCCGGTGTTGCCTGTCCGAGGATCTGGGTGCGACGCATACGGAGGCCCTTGCTTGCTGCATCTGACGAGGTAATCCCCCCTTTGGCTATAATGTAACGAGGTCTCGGGATGAGCGTGCGGACAAAGAGGACCAGGGCGGCGGCTATGGTGCTGCCGATCTTCAAACTCGATATCCCGTCAACTCTTGTTATGAGGTTGCGGCTTGTCATGACTAGGACATCCTGCCCTGCGAGAATGAAATTTCCGGCCTTGTCCGCTGCGTCCAGAGCTATCTGCTCCGCATCCTGGGCGCTTTTCAGAAGATCTTCAACCCTGAGGGTAATCACCTGCAGATCTGACCCTCGTCCGTCAATCAGATACTGCAGTTGCTCGGTAGACTTGGACACATAGGAGCCTGCGAGAATCAAACCACCTGATTGACAGGTGTGGGTGCTGAGACCGAGAGATCTGGGTGTCAATGGAGGAATGTGCGTAATTCCCAGTCTCGTCGATACAAAGGCAGCACCTGTTCGGTAGATGTATGCTTTTCCCTTCGATTTTGCTAGTGAAGTCAGCTTGCTTGATCATGAAGGAAGAAATTAGACGTACCATCTAACAAACCAAGCACGAAGATTTCCATATCCGTATCGACCACAgcattgacgatgatgatactCCCCTTTTGAGAAGCGATGAGCTTCTCCGCCACAGCTCGAGGCCCGCCAGTGCGAATATCCTCCAAGGAGATATATTGCACTCTGTTCGCCGTAATCGAGCCCTCCGACTTCTCCACGACGTAGTTCCTGAGGTTCGAGTTCGCGTCTCCAAAAGTAGCGTCCTTAGCAAACGGTGTCTGCGCAGCCGGTACTAGATTTCCAACAGGGTCCAAGACATAGTGAGTATCGTCAATAGTGAAACGCCCTCCCTGACGAAAGAAAGGCGCCAGGATCCAGCTATCAACCGCTCCAATTATCTCCTCTGCCGCCTCTAGCTCATCGGGGAAGTGGCCGCGAAGTGTCGAGTCACCCCGCAACACGATCTCGAATGGCCTTTGAGCTCTTGCAGCTGCTTTCGTGATGGCAGTGCATATCTGTCTGATCAATTTCCGGGCCTCTGTAGTCGGAAGAGCGCGTGAGTTAGTAAGTATAAAGAAGCCGCGATTGCACGTCTAAAGCTCATGGACGAGGATCTCTTCGTCCCAGACTGTCAGCACGTTAACGGCATGACATGTCTGGGTTCCTGTGGGATCGTCATCCAGCACAACGAGGACCGGTAGACCTGGCGTATTCACGAGCTCAGCCGCCAGATTGGTGCCAGGTAGCGCGGGCGGAAGACGCTGCTGGACTTTGTCGAAACTCAATATACTCTCTGCCATACCATTCTCTGTCCGCAGATATACGCCCGCGGTATGTCTGCGACAAGCCTTGGGAAGATTTTGTGCGAGTTGACCGGCTTTTCACGAAAGAGACAACATAGCGTGCTTCTATTTTGGCTCACATCTAGTTGAATGGCTCTGACGGGGCAATACTAGCTAGAAATCTTGGACTGGGCGTTCTGTGCCGGGTTTCTCTCCGAAAATGCAAGACGGATTGCTATCCAGCTTATGCTCTGCATACCGGCACGGGCGACTTCCGCTGGGGGACAGAGGGTTTCTGTCTCCTTTCCAGACAACCCGCAGAAATCCCTCGAATGCGGTGCTTTCCAGCTTGACAATGACTGTTTCGCGGGAAGTCTGCGGTTTTCTACTGTATAGGCATGAGTATTCTGTCTATTACAAGTTTCGAGTCTATGAACACTGATATTACGTTTCTGCTACCATTTTAGCTAGCATCTTTATTATTGAACCCATCACAGAATACTCCAAATCCAGCCCGCCTTCACAGAAATGGCTGGTAACCTCGTTGTTGGACAGATAGACTACACAGATCGTTACCTATGAAGCCAGCTTGCGCTCGCGGATACCCCAGCTTTTGCTGTGCGAGCGTGAAAGTCCTCGAGGGTGAGATCAGCGTACCCTTCGCGGACATACAGGCGAAGATACCAAGTGTGCTCGGCCTGTACGAGTATACATAgactggcgaagaggatggatgCACAGATGCGCATACTCAAACTTGTGGATCTTCCAGGTGCCGTGCGTTTCGCTGACGCTCAATTACCATTAGTGAATTGAGATCGGCGACACAGAGACGTCAGAAATTATATTCGAGCAACCTAATCCAGCCGGTCAGCAAATTGCAGGATCCTGGTCGACGATATTCACGGTCACGATAGCCCGCAGGTATGAGAAGAGTCTTACGGTGTTGCCGAAGCTGATACGGTGGGATTCTGTTGAAGAATCTGGAAGTCTACGTCATGAAGTTGGACGTCAAGTCCGGAAAATTAAATCCCTCGAAATCCGTGAAGAGGAGCTCATCCAACGCTTGTGAAGCTGGTGCCGCAGTCGGGACTGGGGGATAATATACGGTCTCATGCTGGACTGGTTGCATATTCAACCCGCCCGATCCATAAGGAACTGTGGTAGCAGGCACCGGAACAGGGGCGCCAATGCTGGCTGCGCAGTCGTGGAGCTTCCTGTTCAGACCAGGTGTCATTCGCCATAGAGGATGCTGGGGAATGCATTTGGTATTACGAAATAAGTTAAGTGCACTGTTGATTAGCTGGAAGTCATCCTGCACTTTGATCCCAAGCTGCTCGTAGTAGTTCTGGCAAATTTCAAGCAGGAGATGGCCTGCAAATGCGATCATGACATGAAAGTAATGCGGCATGCCGACAAGTCCTTCTTGAAGTTCGGGCTCGCCCAGGATCATCTCGAAGATGGCAGCTGCCGTGTCATGCGCCATAGTCGCAGCAGTCAAAAAGTGCGGAGGAATAGGGCGGCCATGCAATCCTTTAAACACTTGATGACCCAAGTATAGCTTCCCGAACTGATAGTGCAGCTGCAGACCTCGCTTGGGGAACTCGCCAATGAAGGCGTTCGTGACGAAGAGGCTGGAGAATTTGGTATACCACTTGTCGAGCTGCCGCGAGTAGTTGAGAATTTGGCTAGCCAGAGCAGCGGGCAACGGGGTCTGGCTATCTGAACCTAGGGCGTCCCGTACCTGGCCCATGataagcagaagagaaaccTGGGACAGAATGCGCACGTCAGACTCGGTGGTTTCGGCACGGTGCAGGTATGACTCCCATCCCACTGCAATGCCCTTGTCGCTGCGGAGAAGCGAGTCGCGATTGTGGAGGATGGACAGGTGCTGGTcgcagacgaagagcagatACCACAGCCGTACGCGGTCGGTGGCAGAGGCTGGATTCTGCGATAGGGGAGAGGTCACTGACAGGCCAGGCGCATCCCCTGTGCCTGTCCTGTCCTCGAACAGGGCATCAAAACTGCGATGCATTCGCATATCGGCGGCGCGTCGGATCGCATCACTGCAGAGAATGCGAGAGGCGTCGGCCAGCCAGAAAGAACTGATACACAGCGCGCGAATGTAGTCGATGTCACGCTTCTCAAAGGTGGACTTCGCGACCAACGACCGGAATTCGCGGTTGCAGGCCTCGTAGACCGTGCGGTCTTGAGGATTGTGTAGGGCAGAAACGGTGCAGATGGCGGCCAGGAGGCTGGGCGCGTTTGTCTGCAGCTGGTCCAGCCCCTGATACTCGCCGCCAATGCCGTACAGATAGTGGTCTAGC encodes the following:
- a CDS encoding uncharacterized protein (transcript_id=CADANIAT00003945), with translation MPSQAAKPSAAERRLARSHAARSTHARARRLRTIQYQAQKAQDASNELQEDSGELPQYGLLHALSYYRRDPFESSARRLRPMEQMFFDHYLTVIIPLMRCNGLDVEFYRRMTLSWIPLALSDDGLLNVLFLAACRHLSECYQTRPQAEPFSRMAFQYKLRLLRSLREEISAETAHFTDASVIKAIMLAYDEEKLSRRLLINA